TCTAATGATACAGAAACTTGGTTATCtttttctcttgctttcttcagTGGTGGCGCGGAGAACCTATTAGGAAAATTTCTTTATTGAAGTATCGCGCCTTTCTTTCTCTCTGTCTCTTCTAGTTAAAAGTTTCCTCCATCTTCTAAGCTCGATCGGACAATACCACAACCTATCATCATTTTGATCTCATCATTTAATCTGTCTTCAAAATGGGTACACATTTCCTCCTCCGTCGACACAATCTCCCGAGCATACTTGCTGAGATATGTGAACTCTCTCTCATACTTAGGCACTGATTTATTTCCCTGATTCAGTTCCAGaaactctttctttttcttgtccAGGTACCTCTTGCTAATGTATTTCTTCATAAATTCTGAATTGAAGAATTCCCAGTGAACATCATTTTTCGGGACTACTACAGTTATTGTCGCCCACAAATTGTAAGCTTCTTCTCTCaatagtgatacaacacacttgagATAATCCTCAAGGGGACAGACTATTTCATTAAAAACCTGTTGAATAGTTTTAAGCCAGTATTCATCCTTTGCAGGGTCATCCTCCGATCTACCCCAAAATTCTTTCGCCCCATCCTTCTTGACTTTATTAGTAGCAATTCATCGGTTCAACCCAATTGTCGGAGGAGGAGGTGGCATCATAGGTGGTATAACAAGTGGTACTTTAAGAGTTACTATAGGAGGAGCAATAGGTGGTACAGTAGATGGTACAGGAGGAAGCGGTGGTTGAGGCATCATTGGAATATTCAGCATAAATTCAGATAAAAACTATCACATCAGCCCAAAGAACAATTTTGACCTCATTTTCAGGTATCGGTAGGATCGGTATACTATGGCTCGTACCAGTGTCAGTATTCGGGAGATTACTATCCACTTCATTAGCTTCTTCCTGTTCAATATCTGATGgcatcttttaaaatttataaagaaataGGTTTAGACCAAATCAAattatatcacactatcataggttataaGGCAAGTACCTTCTAAGTTTAAACATATTACACTCagtctaagaatcgactaaaccgtagcttttataccactaaatgtaacacccctaacccatataaGTCACTGGATTAGGGTTACAAAATACTACCGATCAATTAGAAACCATTAAAGATCATAacattcaataaatttaaaaatatcataaacCATTCATTCCCATACATTTCTTCCCTAAACTGAGCACTTGAGGCCCTAAATATATCTTGGgagcaattcgggactaattttaaacaaaatcagaaattaaggAAAAGGaagcaaaatttgaaaataagggacacatggctgtgtggccagGACATGTGGAACCTCACAGGCCATGTAACTTTCGAACAAGGGACACATTACCATGTCCCAACTTGTGTCCTCACCTGTGTAACTCTCGGAATAGGGTCACAAGGCCGTAtcatacacccgtgtgccaggtcaCTTAACTCTCTGAGTTGCTTCAGAAACCTGTGTGTCAAgctgtgtgttaggccatgtaactcactgacttgcatAAAAATGACTATCAGATGACACATAGCCGTGTCGCAAGGTGACATGCCTCACACTactgagtcacatgcccgtgtctcaggtcgtgtgAACCCAAAATGAATCATTTCTTGCtcaatttcactccctttttgcATAGGTACCTACACACTACAAATACACATATGGAAAGTGCAATCCAACTTCAAAAAACTCTAACATAACCATATATTCACTCTATGCATCAAACATTTATCAACCTTGACACCTCAATGTGTTGTAACATTCTGATTTatggtctagttggaacagtggtttcgagactacaaatctgacgtaagaaaatttatttttattatatttttatggtctacaatttcatgggattatttcataaaaatttcgtttgaaaattttgacatttgggcactcaattggtcaaaaggattaaattgtaaaaagtgaaaaacttgagttctagaaggtaaaggtgtctaattgatatgaaattttaaattggaggtccttatatggtaattagaccattggttaattttttttggacaaaaatggacatgaaataggtgaaatagaatatttttaagttaggggcattttggtcatttggtaattaaaataataaaaagggaaaataaaagccaaatttatgCTCATCTTTAACCTTTGGCTGAAGTTTGTATGgaatccatggctagggttttgttcaagctttccaagctcaatagtaagtccattcttgccccgtttttaataatttttacgtttttaaaatcctcgtaacaagatctagatatttctaccatttatttgagctagggataataattaaaaatttacctataaCACCCTGAACTCATATCCGTCACTAGAATGGGGTTATGATGCATTACCGATTATAAAACAATTCGTAATGACTTTCTTTACAAGGTTAATCATatagtaattatatatatatgcatttcatttcacatacttaTCAAATATGTATACTTTAACTTTGATGACatttgaataattcaaatataaaatattttaattatcaaacaattgtTATGTGCATACTATATACAATCAATCATATATTATTTCCTTTCATATAAATgaaatattccataataacattcatTTGCCTTATTACTACATTTTGTCTAACATGAATAAATAATCATATAATCCACTTAGCATATGCCAaaatatatcatcaacttaaccaaTTAAACCACTcaaataaattatccaaaatgtTCAAATAATGTGCCATTTGAAAACGGTACATAAACAtattcatttcatgtctattCGGCAACCAAGATCTACTAGTGCATATTAAttgattttcaaataattatcaaATCCATATAGTCATACCtatcattattttataacataagcaTACTCCAACGTACCACATATtatgacatacattttactaattaatgcattacatattgtaactcaaacacaaacatcatttacttcataaccgaaacaccacaTTTTATCcttataaatatataccttgagttAATAAATGTGTCATACCATTTCATCttgtgcaaaatatatatatatacatatataaataaatatagatACCAAATCACCAACTTGACCATAACCCTTTCATACATCTTCACCAAATAACCGAGTACACAAGTACATTATACTAGCTTCAAAATCAATTCATGATACAATTTATACTTCACAGGAATaagtcaataaccatatataaacatatatcccatACACAAATCTTATCTACCATGTAATAAAGATATCAAAATAAACTTTTTCTATATTCAAATATCACCTATCATCCTTTAATaccaaatctgtaacaccccaaacccggcccagacgttatggccagatccaacgtgtcacattgaagtttttaagaatacccatgcctctttcaatgtccttcttagtgttttaaaagatagtctttgctaagttaataaagtgaatggaagctatgcaccggtaggtatccaaagaggaggtgagccatgaaggtcgcttaagtaccaagctcttgattggatccaatcctagacatgcccacaaccattgccacactttggtgcgaggttaggttttgagaaaaacgagttggaattcatttaagtagatatttttgataaactgattaattgtatcgttgcgttattttgaaaacaattttcATTTTGGAAATGCGCCCTAgttctaactcatattgttatcagaaaaatatagggtataagataaaataatcccagaaaaataattaaaatggtcttattacaacccaaaaccaaataataatattaataagataaaacttataaagaaataaatcggctacttattgcaattaaaagaaatagaaacagtagtgtggccatctccaagtccctcgcagctccaaaccatctaagcttagggattacctgcacagttagaaacggggtgagtttacgaaaacttagtgtgtaatccccaacaaCAAACAAGCAGTGAATAACACAGTGTCAGCACAATctaggccaaagccctattcagtaacagtaaagtctgggccttagcccttaaacagtagcaatataggcctaagccctaattcagtctcgacatatactgggccgaagccttttcataaatcatatcactaggctgaagccttttcataaatcatatcactggccgaagcctttactgtaaacggtatggcccataggcccatttcaatatcacatgtaatatcaatgaatgtatgcaagcccatttggggagactactcaatccaccatccgctactctccacctgtaccaaccaacacaccatgtggggagtaACTCAACCCAcctaaccaaactctccactggcagcatagctgctttatcatataactggaggcctagcctcttttaataactgggaaGAAAATAATAAATCCCAGTATGTTGTGTACAGTTACGTGACTATTTGAGGCAAAGAGGTCCTATGCACCCCTCgtgaaatttgtaatttttataatgcCTCATACTATATCACTGATGCGTTAGACACTAGATATCGATTATTTTAGAGACATAGATATGGATGAGATTTGTACATATTCAATCGAGGGGAAAGGAGTTTGGAAATGCCAATTGAGCACTAACATCCCTTTTTCTTTCAATCAGGGAATAATGTTTTCAGTTGCCAAAATGTGGATGCAGTATAACAGCACGCGTATTTCTCCAACCCTTAACGTGTTTAATGTTAACATTTTTCGAGctattttttttgtattatatCTTGTAGCGTAGATAGGTGTGCATCGTCAAATGGATTTACAAGGTAATCTTCACTTGCATTAGTGGCATGAAGGTCAGGATATTTTTCCCACACCTAGTGATTGCCTTATGCAAGAAGGCTAAGGTCTCGATGTCCACTACTGAGTAGTTCGTTAAGTAAACCAAGGATATTACTGACATGGAGTGGATCATTAGGTGGATGCAGTGGATGAAATCATTGGGCATGGACTACACCCAACAATTTGGGATACCCATCTCAGAGCCAGCACTGAGTCGGTACATACCCATGCCACAAGCCAGCGAGGAATGGAAAGAAGAGGAAGAAGACGATGATGAGGAAGGAGAAGAAAAGTTGATCATTGATAATGATTTCAACGAGATGTTTCGATTGGAGCAGCCATCAAACGAAGGAGTTAAGATTCGCACCCCGAGATGTATGAGCCCCACTAGTTCTGCGGGTGCAAGGGCTGCCACACAATACACAGGTTGAGGAAAAGACTCAATGATTGAGGAGAATCGATCGGATGTCGATTCTGAttaaaaaatttgtttttatttttgtttggactttgttttttttttttttttacttttctttgaGCTAATTTCTATGTAGGAACCCTATATGATATGAGGCACTAATTTTGGAGTTAAACCAACATGAGGAGGACCACCTAACCACATTTGACGACCTTCGATGTAGAATCGAGTAGcctctttttctatttttgggaCGCACATTAGACACAATGTGTTAAATAAATTATGGGGGTaacattgaaatttttcaaattttttatgtttttattacttatttttatttactttttcatttttttgtgtTTGTTTGTGTGCAACCTTGTAGCAAcacaagtgattggttagaagCATGTAATTAGGATTTTGTGTTTGAATTGTAAATTTAATTCAATAGCAATTGATTTTAGATTGTTCAATTTTACACTATTTAGTTGATATTATTACAATTTGAATAGGTGATAATGTGTTAGGTGCACCAAGTGACTAATAGGTACATAAAAATCATATATGTTTGTTTGAATAACATGTGTTCGTGTGTTAATATTTTGTAAATTATAATCCATGAATTGAGACACTTAAGGAAGACTTAAAGTATTGTTTGGTAGACATTTTCAAGCCAAAAAGCCGACCTTAATTTAAAAACCTTAGTACCATAATTTTGAGCCTAAATCCTTATTTCCTGATGAACCAAAATGGAAGCCTTGAACCTTAAAATATAATCTATTGATCTGATTTTCTTGGTCCTTACACGAACCTAGATGTCGAGCCATTAATATTGAGGGTTAGGTAGATACGACACAATGGTTTACGAACTAAAGAAAAATAATAGTAAACCTAAGTGATAGTATAGTATGGTGAGTATAAGAGTCTTACAAACTTGTGCGTAAATAGTAATTTCAAGAATTAAtcaaaagaaaaagtttgaaaaGGCTAAAATAGCCAAGCAAGAAGTTCTCGAGAAAATAGAAAAGCAAAAtgagtgaaaaagaaaagaaaagaaaaaattcttCATTTTTACACATTAGACTTGCTAGGACAATTGTATTGACTAATACTTTACTATACCTTAGGAATTGGAGATAAAAGGTAGGTGAGAGAAGGGGACATAAGGTGGTGAGCTAAAGGTTGTAATCGGGGAAGTATTGGAGTCAATATAATGTGCCAATTATTTTAGTGCTTTAATCATTTTGTGTGCCTATTCCTTGATTCTGAACCAGCCTAAGCTACAGAACATTACTAGTTAAAAGACCTTTGTGACCTAAGTGATACGGTTTATTTATGAAAATtgactaaattttgaaatttctaaTTACTTGTGTCCTTCGagcataaatatatattttgtgtACCTGTTTTGATGGACTAATGTACTTAACACTTTTTTAATTTGTTAGCTTTCTAATTTTATAAACTAATGTGTGTGATATTGAAGGTCAAGAGTCAATTGTATATCATGTTAGAGTTATGTATCCGTTCACATTTTTCTATGTATATAGCTTTAATCTAGTCCTTGTATATGACATACTCAAGCACTGTTTGGTTTTATTTTGTATGTGTGTGAtttattttgtccctttttatcTTGTTCCTTGAGGACAAGCAACAACATATGTGTGGAGATGTAACACCCCAGGTCAGTGAGCCTAAGGTTTTGGCATATAGTAGTAAAATAGTCTATCTAGGGAAGTGTTATCCACCCAATTTCATATTACGACGTATACGTATGGGTGTTTAGTAGCCACCAcataagtaagtaagtattttaTTTCATAATGTTTTGCTATATTAAGGAGAAGTTTATGTTAAGCAATAAAAATGTATGTATGGTATGATTTTTCGCCACATGTATAGTATGTCTTATTTGTTTGGAGTACTGTGCTAGTTAGATTATAAGTAATTTGATTATAAATCAACTGGATAGCCTAGCCTGATAATTATGGATGCAAGGTACTTATTTATGTTTCTCTTGGAAATTATAGACCATTAAAAAGGAAAATTATGAAACGTGTTCCACTAAGTAGGTTAGgtcatatatgtgtgtgtgtgtgatagGTTTTGAAGGAGGTTCTTCTTTACATGTTGTTATATGATtctttttcttaaatcaaatggtATCTTTTTCCATTTTAAGCTAGAAGCTATGATTCTAGGTTTAATCAGTGGTTATTCCATCTTCGAGTAAGTATTTTAGCTTTGTACATTAAGTTCTGAAAGAGTAAGATTTTAAGAGTTACATGAAAAATAAAGCTTTAAGTACAAGATTTTTCCATTAGATTGTCAACGATTGAGATGATAAGTAAATTGTATGTAAAAGAGTTGTAATAATGAATTTATGTCTCTAAGCAATGGTTGTTACTGTTTCAAGAGGGATGTTTAAACCTGAAGCTTAGAACTGCAGTAGGTGGGAATCAAGTGACTCTCCATCCTAACTTTTTTATATGAACTGTTCAAATAAGAAGTataaatatacatacatacatacataaatGGGATGAAGAAGTCTACTGAAAATGGTAAGGGTATGAGTGTAATAAATATGAGAAATGTGTTGTAATAAGATgtataaatttttgttaaaagAATGATGTTTAATAAGCATATGGGCAAAATTTTGTATACGAGGTGTATAAGATAGCAagaaagtgactatttttgtaagcTGATGCTAAGCTAATGTTCTATTGTGAAGCCTATGGTAGGGAAATTATATTGCTAACCAGACTGGCATGTAACAGATTGAAAACGAGTGAAAGACCATGAGGTAGAGGCCTATGGaagtttggtatgatttggaaCTGTTCATGGTGTCACCTCTAGAAAGATGAAACTAGAATGGCAGAACATGATTCATGAATGTTTGTAAGACCATGTGGCTAAGACCCatgaaatgaaatgatatgtCTGTATGTATTATTTATGGTGTAGCTGACCGCCTCCGAACGTACTAacgtccagagtgtgaatactgctACAAAATATGCAGAAGTTCAGGTAGTGTCCACAAGTATACGGGTCAATTTGTAATATAGTTTGTTTGCAATGAAACATTTTGCAAGTattctgaggatcgtacccaaaggaGGCTAGTACTAAATAAATTCTAACCTAAACGCCAATAGATCTAATCAGTACTTTAAACAAACTATAttatgaataaatataaataaaggttttttttggtttttataaTTGAAGaactaaaaataacataaataaaatgaGTCTTCAGAAAACTAGATTATAAATTGGATCAAATGTAAACACGAGTGATTAGCTTGCTTAGGTAGTCATAATCAACTGTAGTCTTAGGCTTTCTTGTGTAAT
This is a stretch of genomic DNA from Gossypium arboreum isolate Shixiya-1 chromosome 11, ASM2569848v2, whole genome shotgun sequence. It encodes these proteins:
- the LOC108471650 gene encoding uncharacterized protein LOC108471650 — translated: MPSDIEQEEANEVDSNLPNTDTVKKDGAKEFWGRSEDDPAKDEYWLKTIQQVFNEIVCPLEDYLKCVVSLLREEAYNLWATITVVVPKNDVHWEFFNSEFMKKYISKRYLDKKKKEFLELNQGNKSVPKYEREFTYLSKYAREIVSTEEEMCTHFEDRLNDEIKMMIGCGIVRSSLEDGGNF